From Carya illinoinensis cultivar Pawnee chromosome 5, C.illinoinensisPawnee_v1, whole genome shotgun sequence, one genomic window encodes:
- the LOC122309186 gene encoding protein FAR1-RELATED SEQUENCE 5-like isoform X2 — protein sequence MAAPPRPHHHGQGMGEGEEHAFDRQEERETSYGSPGEREIDDCTPGTSHVVPSSKGDDMIEEPKSGMEFNSFEDLFSYYKQYAKKCGFGVMTQRSERSEDQSVRYVTIGCARGGKARIKTSNVANPRPTGKTDCKARINALRVDGKMQLTTVNNSHNHVISPQKSRFYRCNREVSETVKRVLDTNDLAGIRLNKSYGSLVVGAGGFENLPFLEKDCRNYIEKARHLRLGAGGAGALRDYFLRMQYKNHGFFALMDLDDDGRLKNVFWADPRSRAAYKYFGDVVTFDTTYLTNRYGMPFAPFVGVNHHGQSILLGAGLISSEDTETFIWLFQTWLQCMDGVAPKAIITDQDRAMKNAIAIVFPETRHRFCLWHILKKAPEKLGAYAAYKSGLKTELMKCVYDTQTIEEFEKCWSVFINTYHLHENVWLKSLYLERAHWVPIFLRDHFWAGMSTTQRSESMNAFFDGYVHSKTNLKEFVDQFDNALKRKIENENQAEFLSFSGTIPCVSRSPIEKKFQVLYTNAKFKEVQQQVIGVLDLDPSLQTMDGVMKSYLVEDEVRIHEFTKQVTYFVDFNVDDCNANCSCGLFQMRGILCRHILAVFKTNGVKSLPDRYILDRWRKDIKRRYTLIRSSYDAQDERPNGNRQSILLNMCYEMIDYAVESDNFFEDAKKRIHEMTGLYRQNHRPNSSGQTVSEPGVTILDGAVVGSSQQVKSPLVVRGKGRPPSLRRASRMETEMRKIKAKQKKAQVGGKRKQRDDNHTVAMGTYRNLFGPSEADITNDGQFTVMDSSGTTQSVQPMFFGSQESVHPMVGSQESIFYDWMTHNQSSLGGDGSGALM from the exons ATTCATTTGAAGATTTGTTTAGCTATTATAAGCAGTATGCTAAGAAATGcgggtttggggtgatgacacaaaggagtgagaggTCAGAAGATCAAAGTGTCAGATATGTTACTATTGGTTGTGCACGGGGAGGGAAGGCACGGATTAAGACATCCAATGTTGCCAACCCACGTCCGACGGGAAAGACAGACTGCAAGGCAAGGATAAATGCGTTGAGAGTCGATGGAAAGATGCAGTTGACAACAGTCAATAATTCACATAATCATGTTATCAGCCCACAGAAATCTCGCTTCTATCGATGTAACAGAGAAGTGAGTGAGACAGTTAAAAGAGTCCTTGACACCAACGATTTAGCTGGTATCCGACTGAACAAGAGTTACGGATCTCTTGTAGTTGGCGCAGGTGGCTTTGAGAACCTGCCATTTCTGGAAAAGGATTGTCGCAATTACATCGAGAAAGCCCgtcatctacgacttggtgcagGTGGTGCTGGAGCACTTCGTGATTATTTCTTAAGGATGCAATACAAGAATCATGGATTTTTTGCATTGATGGATTTAGACGATGACGGgagattaaaaaatgttttttgggcAGATCCACGTAGTCGGGCAGCCTATAagtattttggtgatgtcgtgacattcgacaccacatacctgactaataggtatgggatgccctttgcaccatttgttggtgtaaaccaccacggGCAGTCGATTCTTTTAGGAGCTGGGTTGATTTCCAGTGAGGACACGGAGACGTTTATATGGCTTTTCCAAACCTGGTTGCAATGTATGGACGGAGTAGCTCCGAAGGCGATTATTACTGATCAAGACagagcaatgaaaaatgcaattgctaTTGTCTTCCCAGAAACTCGACATAGATTTTGCCTATGGCATATACTGAAGAAGGCCCCTGAGAAGCTTGGGGCATATGCTGCATATAAAAGTGGGTTGAAAACCGAGTTGATGAAATGTGTATACGACACACAAACTATTGAGGAGTTTGAAAAATGTTGGTCCGTGTTTATTAATACATACCACTTACATGAGAATGTGTGGTTGAAAAGTTTATATTTGGAGCGTGCGCATTGGGTACCCATTTTTCTAAGAGACCATTTTTGGGCGGGAATGAGTACCACTCAGCGCAGCGAGAGTATGAATGCTTTCTTTGATGGTTATGTCCATTCAAAGACAAACCTGAAAGAGTTTGTCGACCAGTTTGACAATGCgctaaaaaggaaaattgagaatgaaaatcaaGCAGAGTTTCTTTCCTTTAGTGGCACCATTCCCTGCGTATCTAGATCGccaattgaaaagaaatttcagGTGTTGTACACGAACGCAAAATTCAAGGAAGTTCAACAGCAAGTTATCGGTGTGCTTGATTTGGATCCATCTTTACAGACAATGGATGGTGTAATGAAGAGTTAtttggtagaagatgaagttcgtATTCATGAGTTCACAAAACAGGTTACATATTTTGTGGATTTTAATGTCGATGACTGCAATGCAAACTGTTCATGTGGTTTATTTCAGATGAGGGGAATACTGTGTAGGCATATTTTGGCTGTATTCAAGACAAATGGTGTAAAATCATTGCCAGATCGGTACATTTTAGACCGATGGCGGAAGGACATCAAGAGAAGATACACGTTAATCCGATCTAGCTACGATGCGCAGGAtgagaggccaaatggtaaTAGACAATCAATTCTTCTGAATATGTGTTATGAGATGATAGATTACGCGGTGGAATCTGATAACTTCTTTGAAGATGCCAAGAAGAGGATACATGAGATGACTGGATTATATCGTCAGAACCATCGACCCAATTCTAGCGGCCAAACAG TTTCGGAACCTGGGGTTACAATACTAGATGGGGCTGTAGTTGGTAGCTCACAACAAGTGAAGAGTCCACTTGTTGTTAGAGGAAAAGGAAGACCTCCATCTCTTAGAAGAGCATCCAGGATGGAGACAGAAATGCGGAAGATTAAAGCCAAACAGAAGAAAGCACAAGTGGGTGGAAAACGAAAACAG CGAGATGACAATCATACAGTAGCTATGGGCACATATAGGAATTTATTTGGGCCATCAGAAGCAGATATAACCAATGATGGACAATTTACg GTCATGGACAGTAGTGGGACCACGCAAAGTGTTCAGCCTATGTTTTTTGGTAGTCAAGAAAGTGTTCATCCTATGGTTGgtagtcaagaaagt attttttatgattggATGACACACAACCAAAGCTCCCTGGGTGGAGATGGGTCAGGAGCATTGATGTAA
- the LOC122309186 gene encoding protein FAR1-RELATED SEQUENCE 5-like isoform X1 gives MAAPPRPHHHGQGMGEGEEHAFDRQEERETSYGSPGEREIDDCTPGTSHVVPSSKGDDMIEEPKSGMEFNSFEDLFSYYKQYAKKCGFGVMTQRSERSEDQSVRYVTIGCARGGKARIKTSNVANPRPTGKTDCKARINALRVDGKMQLTTVNNSHNHVISPQKSRFYRCNREVSETVKRVLDTNDLAGIRLNKSYGSLVVGAGGFENLPFLEKDCRNYIEKARHLRLGAGGAGALRDYFLRMQYKNHGFFALMDLDDDGRLKNVFWADPRSRAAYKYFGDVVTFDTTYLTNRYGMPFAPFVGVNHHGQSILLGAGLISSEDTETFIWLFQTWLQCMDGVAPKAIITDQDRAMKNAIAIVFPETRHRFCLWHILKKAPEKLGAYAAYKSGLKTELMKCVYDTQTIEEFEKCWSVFINTYHLHENVWLKSLYLERAHWVPIFLRDHFWAGMSTTQRSESMNAFFDGYVHSKTNLKEFVDQFDNALKRKIENENQAEFLSFSGTIPCVSRSPIEKKFQVLYTNAKFKEVQQQVIGVLDLDPSLQTMDGVMKSYLVEDEVRIHEFTKQVTYFVDFNVDDCNANCSCGLFQMRGILCRHILAVFKTNGVKSLPDRYILDRWRKDIKRRYTLIRSSYDAQDERPNGNRQSILLNMCYEMIDYAVESDNFFEDAKKRIHEMTGLYRQNHRPNSSGQTVSEPGVTILDGAVVGSSQQVKSPLVVRGKGRPPSLRRASRMETEMRKIKAKQKKAQVGGKRKQRDDNHTVAMGTYRNLFGPSEADITNDGQFTVMDSSGTTQSVQPMFFGSQESVHPMVGSQESVRFLTYLGHFCNIIYYLIKICLFGLIIDFL, from the exons ATTCATTTGAAGATTTGTTTAGCTATTATAAGCAGTATGCTAAGAAATGcgggtttggggtgatgacacaaaggagtgagaggTCAGAAGATCAAAGTGTCAGATATGTTACTATTGGTTGTGCACGGGGAGGGAAGGCACGGATTAAGACATCCAATGTTGCCAACCCACGTCCGACGGGAAAGACAGACTGCAAGGCAAGGATAAATGCGTTGAGAGTCGATGGAAAGATGCAGTTGACAACAGTCAATAATTCACATAATCATGTTATCAGCCCACAGAAATCTCGCTTCTATCGATGTAACAGAGAAGTGAGTGAGACAGTTAAAAGAGTCCTTGACACCAACGATTTAGCTGGTATCCGACTGAACAAGAGTTACGGATCTCTTGTAGTTGGCGCAGGTGGCTTTGAGAACCTGCCATTTCTGGAAAAGGATTGTCGCAATTACATCGAGAAAGCCCgtcatctacgacttggtgcagGTGGTGCTGGAGCACTTCGTGATTATTTCTTAAGGATGCAATACAAGAATCATGGATTTTTTGCATTGATGGATTTAGACGATGACGGgagattaaaaaatgttttttgggcAGATCCACGTAGTCGGGCAGCCTATAagtattttggtgatgtcgtgacattcgacaccacatacctgactaataggtatgggatgccctttgcaccatttgttggtgtaaaccaccacggGCAGTCGATTCTTTTAGGAGCTGGGTTGATTTCCAGTGAGGACACGGAGACGTTTATATGGCTTTTCCAAACCTGGTTGCAATGTATGGACGGAGTAGCTCCGAAGGCGATTATTACTGATCAAGACagagcaatgaaaaatgcaattgctaTTGTCTTCCCAGAAACTCGACATAGATTTTGCCTATGGCATATACTGAAGAAGGCCCCTGAGAAGCTTGGGGCATATGCTGCATATAAAAGTGGGTTGAAAACCGAGTTGATGAAATGTGTATACGACACACAAACTATTGAGGAGTTTGAAAAATGTTGGTCCGTGTTTATTAATACATACCACTTACATGAGAATGTGTGGTTGAAAAGTTTATATTTGGAGCGTGCGCATTGGGTACCCATTTTTCTAAGAGACCATTTTTGGGCGGGAATGAGTACCACTCAGCGCAGCGAGAGTATGAATGCTTTCTTTGATGGTTATGTCCATTCAAAGACAAACCTGAAAGAGTTTGTCGACCAGTTTGACAATGCgctaaaaaggaaaattgagaatgaaaatcaaGCAGAGTTTCTTTCCTTTAGTGGCACCATTCCCTGCGTATCTAGATCGccaattgaaaagaaatttcagGTGTTGTACACGAACGCAAAATTCAAGGAAGTTCAACAGCAAGTTATCGGTGTGCTTGATTTGGATCCATCTTTACAGACAATGGATGGTGTAATGAAGAGTTAtttggtagaagatgaagttcgtATTCATGAGTTCACAAAACAGGTTACATATTTTGTGGATTTTAATGTCGATGACTGCAATGCAAACTGTTCATGTGGTTTATTTCAGATGAGGGGAATACTGTGTAGGCATATTTTGGCTGTATTCAAGACAAATGGTGTAAAATCATTGCCAGATCGGTACATTTTAGACCGATGGCGGAAGGACATCAAGAGAAGATACACGTTAATCCGATCTAGCTACGATGCGCAGGAtgagaggccaaatggtaaTAGACAATCAATTCTTCTGAATATGTGTTATGAGATGATAGATTACGCGGTGGAATCTGATAACTTCTTTGAAGATGCCAAGAAGAGGATACATGAGATGACTGGATTATATCGTCAGAACCATCGACCCAATTCTAGCGGCCAAACAG TTTCGGAACCTGGGGTTACAATACTAGATGGGGCTGTAGTTGGTAGCTCACAACAAGTGAAGAGTCCACTTGTTGTTAGAGGAAAAGGAAGACCTCCATCTCTTAGAAGAGCATCCAGGATGGAGACAGAAATGCGGAAGATTAAAGCCAAACAGAAGAAAGCACAAGTGGGTGGAAAACGAAAACAG CGAGATGACAATCATACAGTAGCTATGGGCACATATAGGAATTTATTTGGGCCATCAGAAGCAGATATAACCAATGATGGACAATTTACg GTCATGGACAGTAGTGGGACCACGCAAAGTGTTCAGCCTATGTTTTTTGGTAGTCAAGAAAGTGTTCATCCTATGGTTGgtagtcaagaaagtgtaagatTTCTCACTTATCTAGGccatttttgtaatattatttattatttgataaagaTTTGTTTATTTGGATTAAtcatagattttttatga